From a region of the Arvicanthis niloticus isolate mArvNil1 chromosome 6, mArvNil1.pat.X, whole genome shotgun sequence genome:
- the Spem2 gene encoding uncharacterized protein SPEM2 isoform X1 translates to MENQLWQNTLGCCNQYQESPQDAENILFLLLGLIILVNISINVTTVMWNGLQNAIDKMICWMNQKTDEVQVAECPPKEPQTANVQDVHIHCVLDPVQVKMAQHTQCSSSSSHFFCKRSNDRRSRRRYRCQQGNLQTRQSSQQQQSCHSHQQRLRNNRQFPHGYPTFRKQPQSHKLSQMRPMPFFDLEDRDSLLEDNRSCPHAKQPRGGWGGLRKPVRLASNVGLWGRQGGILASLPLPSLYLSPELRRLPKRVEAKSELRLQGFGPHYSQSRIWGNMEAEQWASSPPPPRRLLPNPSWVTVGYSSFPSGGHIPYDARDQWRRGTESCEPPPAFVSRNPRPEAQGYRDHTSSQAYRQNFPSYTHSQPNHSPPQSMGHVGYSSRESHEVRRRAPDWIEVFPSRHPLTTSTSLTALGEASYQRAPTASSGLIPHSSQRLAEVQISEPTPPPTTFVPLSRNPGGNANYQVYDSLELKRQVQENRGRASSLPPPSTSASRPSLHRSRTGKLN, encoded by the exons ATGGAAAACCAGCTGTGGCAGAACACCCTGGGGTGCTGCAATCAATACCAAGAAAGCCCCCAGGATGCTGAGAACATCCTATTCCTGCTGCTGGGCCTCATCATTCTGGTCAACATCAGCATCAATGTGACAACCGTG ATGTGGAATGGGCTCCAGAATGCCATAGACAAGATGATCTGTTGGATGAACCAGAAAA CAGATGAAGTCCAAGTTGCCGAATGTCCCCCCAAAGAGCCCCAGACAGCCAACGTCCAGGACGTCCACATCCACTGTGTCCTCGACCCTGTACAAGTGAAGATGGCCCAACACACacagtgttcctcttcctcttcccattttTTCTGTAAGCGCTCTAATGACAGGCGCAGCCGCAGGCGCTACCGCTGCCAACAGGGCAACCTTCAGACTCGCCAAAGCAGCCAGCAGCAACAGAGCTGCCACAGCCACCAGCAGAGACTTCGGAACAACAGGCAATTCCCCCATGGCTACCCAACCTTTCGTAAACAACCTCAAAGCCACAAGCTGTCACAGATGAGGCCAATGCCCTTTTTTGACCTGGAAGACCGGGATTCCCTGCTGGAGGATAATCGGTCCTGCCCGCATGCCAAGCAACCCCGTGGGGGCTGGGGTGGTTTGCGTAAGCCGGTGCGTCTGGCCTCCAATGTGGGACTGTGGGGTCGCCAGGGTGGAATCCTCGCCAGCCTCCCATTACCCTCCCTCTACCTGTCACCAGAGCTGCGCCGCTTGCCTAAGCGAGTGGAGGCCAAGTCAGAACTGAGGTTACAGGGCTTCGGTCCCCATTATTCACAGTCCCGGATTTGGGGTAACATGGAAGCTGAGCAGTGGGCCTCATCACCGCCTCCTCCCCGCCGGCTGCTTCCTAACCCTTCCTGGGTCACCGTGGGTTATAGCTCTTTCCCTTCAGGGGGCCACATACCTTATGATGCCAGGGACCAGTGGCGCCGTGGGACAgaaagctgtgagccaccacctgCCTTTGTATCCAGGAACCCAAGGCCAGAGGCCCAAGGCTACAGGGACCACACCTCCTCACAGGCCTACAGGCAGAACTTCCCTAGCTATACTCACAGCCAGCCGAACCACAGCCCACCACAATCCATGGGGCATGTGGGTTATAGCTCCAGGGAATCTCACGAAGTCCGCAGGCGGGCCCCTGACTGGATTGAAGTTTTCCCCTCTCGTCATCCTCTGACCACCTCTACCTCCCTCACGGCATTGGGTGAGGCTTCATACCAAAGGGCCCCAACTGCCAGCTCAGGCTTGATCCCTCATTCCTCCCAGCGCTTGGCGGAAGTCCAGATTTCTGAACCAACCCCACCTCCAACCACCTTTGTTCCACTCAGTCGGAATCCAGGTGGCAATGCCAACTACCAGGTTTATGACAGCCTGGAGCTGAAGAGGCAGGTGCAGGAGAACAGAGGGCGGGCCAGCTCGCTGCCACCACCTTCCACCTCAGCTTCAAGGCCCTCTCTGCATAGAAGCCGGACAGGGAAACTTAACTGA
- the Spem2 gene encoding uncharacterized protein SPEM2 isoform X2, with protein MENQLWQNTLGCCNQYQESPQDAENILFLLLGLIILVNISINVTTVMWNGLQNAIDKMICWMNQKNEVQVAECPPKEPQTANVQDVHIHCVLDPVQVKMAQHTQCSSSSSHFFCKRSNDRRSRRRYRCQQGNLQTRQSSQQQQSCHSHQQRLRNNRQFPHGYPTFRKQPQSHKLSQMRPMPFFDLEDRDSLLEDNRSCPHAKQPRGGWGGLRKPVRLASNVGLWGRQGGILASLPLPSLYLSPELRRLPKRVEAKSELRLQGFGPHYSQSRIWGNMEAEQWASSPPPPRRLLPNPSWVTVGYSSFPSGGHIPYDARDQWRRGTESCEPPPAFVSRNPRPEAQGYRDHTSSQAYRQNFPSYTHSQPNHSPPQSMGHVGYSSRESHEVRRRAPDWIEVFPSRHPLTTSTSLTALGEASYQRAPTASSGLIPHSSQRLAEVQISEPTPPPTTFVPLSRNPGGNANYQVYDSLELKRQVQENRGRASSLPPPSTSASRPSLHRSRTGKLN; from the exons ATGGAAAACCAGCTGTGGCAGAACACCCTGGGGTGCTGCAATCAATACCAAGAAAGCCCCCAGGATGCTGAGAACATCCTATTCCTGCTGCTGGGCCTCATCATTCTGGTCAACATCAGCATCAATGTGACAACCGTG ATGTGGAATGGGCTCCAGAATGCCATAGACAAGATGATCTGTTGGATGAACCAGAAAA ATGAAGTCCAAGTTGCCGAATGTCCCCCCAAAGAGCCCCAGACAGCCAACGTCCAGGACGTCCACATCCACTGTGTCCTCGACCCTGTACAAGTGAAGATGGCCCAACACACacagtgttcctcttcctcttcccattttTTCTGTAAGCGCTCTAATGACAGGCGCAGCCGCAGGCGCTACCGCTGCCAACAGGGCAACCTTCAGACTCGCCAAAGCAGCCAGCAGCAACAGAGCTGCCACAGCCACCAGCAGAGACTTCGGAACAACAGGCAATTCCCCCATGGCTACCCAACCTTTCGTAAACAACCTCAAAGCCACAAGCTGTCACAGATGAGGCCAATGCCCTTTTTTGACCTGGAAGACCGGGATTCCCTGCTGGAGGATAATCGGTCCTGCCCGCATGCCAAGCAACCCCGTGGGGGCTGGGGTGGTTTGCGTAAGCCGGTGCGTCTGGCCTCCAATGTGGGACTGTGGGGTCGCCAGGGTGGAATCCTCGCCAGCCTCCCATTACCCTCCCTCTACCTGTCACCAGAGCTGCGCCGCTTGCCTAAGCGAGTGGAGGCCAAGTCAGAACTGAGGTTACAGGGCTTCGGTCCCCATTATTCACAGTCCCGGATTTGGGGTAACATGGAAGCTGAGCAGTGGGCCTCATCACCGCCTCCTCCCCGCCGGCTGCTTCCTAACCCTTCCTGGGTCACCGTGGGTTATAGCTCTTTCCCTTCAGGGGGCCACATACCTTATGATGCCAGGGACCAGTGGCGCCGTGGGACAgaaagctgtgagccaccacctgCCTTTGTATCCAGGAACCCAAGGCCAGAGGCCCAAGGCTACAGGGACCACACCTCCTCACAGGCCTACAGGCAGAACTTCCCTAGCTATACTCACAGCCAGCCGAACCACAGCCCACCACAATCCATGGGGCATGTGGGTTATAGCTCCAGGGAATCTCACGAAGTCCGCAGGCGGGCCCCTGACTGGATTGAAGTTTTCCCCTCTCGTCATCCTCTGACCACCTCTACCTCCCTCACGGCATTGGGTGAGGCTTCATACCAAAGGGCCCCAACTGCCAGCTCAGGCTTGATCCCTCATTCCTCCCAGCGCTTGGCGGAAGTCCAGATTTCTGAACCAACCCCACCTCCAACCACCTTTGTTCCACTCAGTCGGAATCCAGGTGGCAATGCCAACTACCAGGTTTATGACAGCCTGGAGCTGAAGAGGCAGGTGCAGGAGAACAGAGGGCGGGCCAGCTCGCTGCCACCACCTTCCACCTCAGCTTCAAGGCCCTCTCTGCATAGAAGCCGGACAGGGAAACTTAACTGA
- the Spem3 gene encoding uncharacterized protein SPEM3 yields MGERIYHGAHSCSGTNLRKCQDLGDSILLILGTFILLNVGINVVTLLWKHLKSSLRILFHHYFPKDTKNLCSRLPARFHHRPSFLPGHVNHLDSWIPDTNDENISRCCWMPPQCGHGRAPTEAPWELWKEGPMGAGETPPATAMKTQASSFSRPEISPQIPKISKLNVVPPSSPQDNKTKAPVDSAPHAPALTSTSANTHEHPSTKSQTQTLEHSEFRAQGVKHTPAHAPPSHAPGFIPDLSEIPKPAKASSPTSSHQPAPNQPYPPTQAPTHSESHVLGQALPSSPLPTTTPAQGLAHSPKKNSVHQSSQPPTKPPAYASFQSQGHEPVQIPVHTLTHSQADVPKETTSQVLGHAPSHSPIHLYARTSVPNPTSAPAPSPTFTPATCVLAPVPTCAPAPALALPTTMTTTQAPAQAPTTSSTPVLSSVPSMVATFGPGFSTGHMVYDARRVKQNTFPKHSSQDSRYFRKDLNTLSRPQEVTGLINSSTTEQTPKQHGGGSAEPPSGSTLGYLELGNMEWKVSDNAKDKFSQPKTFPYSSVHPCCSERKTEEAQAPLYHQFLVYAQDATPSKPCLHSPSPTQSTLPTIPPPCTLSLPLVSPRTFAVSQSNHQKLSNLTQAPSFLSTPNSPQTASSSHFSIPSQFSTISQSLIQPPNPENQNLNQGLGLQKNPSLANSGVPKNTGFTQDTGRLQKNPGLTPNPRLQKNPSLTQDSSLHKNPGLTPTPGVNKNLDLYKFPDRTQDLHICMSPNSSQDSCLHRNRDISQDAGVLRNHPALSVIPPSSLHKNILFNATPGQQTLSFMQDSLVYRNAPLNQDTVIKNKDPSSATNYKRPDPCRDSGGNNVTGNVQHPGVCRNVGLTQDSRPQKSRRHTEDSEMNKSAGLTQESGPHKSLGLVQTSCLHKTSGLKQDSGDYRNLGLIKDSRIRRVPDLTQDSDSYKTSSLVNATETEKRSDINQDVSIYSSEHSQSSNLQDFSATDQDPCPHRDPALAQGSGFNPLGLTQQARPCKDSGLILDSGQAKRLSYVPGTDSAQITDSLQTVMLTPSPVKSFVCKMASQKDNTEQHLPWPSVPVNQNSCATKAQVISADLKTFSEVPVLIELQSPHRRLDSQNWIYHPVDTVPPACQKYRQMSMPPKINWKPHCPGPGTRLGHVVFDSRQKPLATGRDKCEALSSRRFRQEAPRNSEETQKEWGYQNVMRTLNKEGTNMHRE; encoded by the exons ATGGGTGAACGAATCTACCACGGAGCCCATTCCTGTTCTGGCACCAACCTCAGGAAATGCCAGGATTTAGGAGATTCAATTCTTCTGATTCTGGGCACCTTCATCTTACTCAACGTGGGAATCAATGTGGTGACTCTG cTCTGGAAGCATCTGAAGAGCTCTTTGCGGATTCTTTTCCATCACTATTTCCCCAAAG ATACCAAGAACCTGTGTTCAAGACTCCCTGCCCGATTCCACCACCGCCCCAGCTTCCTACCCGGGCATGTCAATCACCTTGACTCTTGGATACCAGACACAAATGATGAGAACATTTCTAGGTGCTGCTGGATGCCACCCCAGTGTGGACATGGCAGAGCTCCCACTGAAGCCCCGTGGGAACTGTGGAAAGAAGGGCCGATGGGAGCTGGAGAAACCCCTCCTGCCACAGCCATGAAGACTCAAGCTTCTTCCTTTTCCAGGCCAGAGATCTCTCCCCAGATTCCAAAGATAAGCAAGCTGAACGTGGTTCCTCCCTCTTCACCTCAAGACAACAAGACTAAGGCACCAGTTGACAGTGCACCCCATGCTCCGGCTCTAACCTCTACCTCAGCCAACACCCATGAGCACCCCTCCACAAAGTCCCAGACTCAGACCTTGGAGCACTCTGAATTCAGGGCACAGGGTGTTAAGCATACCCCAGCCCATGCACCACCATCCCATGCACCAGGCTTTATCCCAGACCTCAGTGAAATACCAAAACCAGCCAAGGCTTCGTCTCCAACCTCATCCCATCAACCAGCACCCAACCAACCCTATCCCCCCACCCAGGCCCCAACTCATAGTGAATCCCATGTCTTGGGTCAGGCCCTGCCCTCTAGCCCACTCCCAACCACAACCCCAGCCCAGGGTTTAGCCCATAGCCCCAAGAAAAACTCAGTCCATCAATCATCTCAACCCCCAACCAAGCCTCCTGCATATGCTTCCTTCCAATCTCAAGGCCACGAGCCAGTCCAAATCCCAGTACACACCTTGACCCACTCCCAAGCTGATGTCCCTAAAGAAACAACgtctcaagtcttaggacatgcCCCATCCCATTCTCCAATTCATTTGTATGCCCGTACCTCAGTGCCCAACCCAACCTCTgccccagccccttccccaacCTTCACCCCAGCCACTTGTGTCCTGGCCCCTGTCCCAACCTGtgccccagcccctgccctaGCACTGCCCACAACCATGACAACTACTCAAGCACCTGCTCAGGCTCCTACCACCAGCTCTACCCCCGTCCTGTCTTCTGTCCCTTCCATGGTGGCTACTTTTGGCCCCGGCTTTTCTACTGGCCATATGGTCTATGATGCCCGAAGAGTGAAGCAGAACACTTTCCCTAAACACAGCTCCCAGGACTCGAGGTACTTCAGGAAGGACTTAAACACCCTCTCCAGACCTCAAGAGGTGACAGGCCTGATAAATTCTAGTACTACTGAGCAAACACCAAAGCAGCATGGTGGGGGCAGTGCTGAGCCTCCTTCAGGGTCTACGCTGGGCTACCTGGAGTTGGGGAACATGGAATGGAAGGTCTCAGATAATGCCAAAGATAAGTTCTCCCAGCCCAAGACCTTCCCTTACAGCAGCGTTCATCCTTGCTGTTCTGAGAGGAAAACTGAGGAAGCCCAGGCTCCGCTCTACCACCAGTTCCTGGTCTATGCCCAGGATGCGACTCCCTCGAAACCCTGCCTTcactcccccagccccacccagaGCACGCTGCCCACCATCCCTCCACCATGCACTCTTTCTCTGCCGCTTGTTTCTCCCAGAACATTTGCTGTGTCTCAGTCTAACCATCAGAAGCTCTCCAATTTAACACAagccccctcctttctctcaacTCCCAATTCTCCTCAGACGGCCTCCTCTTCCCACTTCTCTATCCCTTCTCAGTTCTCCACCATTTCTCAGTCCTTAATCCAACCTCCAAACCCTGAGAATCAAAACCTTAACCAAGGCCTTGGCCTTCAGAAGAATCCATCCCTTGCCAATTCCGGAGTTCCCAAGAACACAGGCTTCACACAAGATACAGGCCGCCTCCAGAAGAACCCAGGCCTTACCCCAAATCCAAGACTCCAGAAGAACCCAAGCCTTACCCAAGATTCAAGCCTCCACAAGAATCCGGGTCTTACCCCGACCCCAGGCGTCAACAAGAACTTGGATCTCTACAAGTTTCCAGATCGTACTCAAGACCTTCACATCTGCATGAGCCCAAACAGTTCCCAAGACTCTTGCCTTCACAGGAATCGAGACATCTCTCAAGACGCTGGCGTTCTTAGGAATCATCCAGCCTTGAGTGTCATCCCACCTTCCAGTCTCCAcaagaatatattatttaatgcAACACCTGGCCAGCAGACTTTGAGCTTTATGCAAGACTCTCTGGTCTACAGGAATGCTCCATTAAACCAAGATACTGTAATCAAAAATAAAGACCCCTCCTCAGCGACCAACTATAAGAGGCCCGACCCCTGTCGAGATTCTGGAGGTAATAATGTTACAGGAAATGTACAACATCCAGGAGTCTGCAGGAATGTAGGCCTTACCCAAGACTCTAGACCACAGAAGAGTCGGCGCCACACCGAAGATTCTGAAATGAACAAAAGCGCAGGACTTACCCAGGAATCTGGTCCCCATAAGAGCCTAGGTCTTGTCCAAACTTCTTGCCTTCATAAGACCTCAGGTCTCAAACAAGACTCAGGAGACTACAGGAATCTAGGCCTTATCAAAGATTCTAGAATCCGCAGAGTCCCAGATCTTACCCAAGACTCTGACTCCTACAAGACTAGCAGCCTTGTCAATGCCACTGAAACCGAAAAAAGATCAGACATTAACCAAGATGTTAGCATTTACAGTTCAGAACATAGCCAAAGCTCTAATCTTCAGGACTTCTCAGCAACGGATCAAGATCCCTGTCCTCATCGGGACCCAGCGCTTGCTCAGGGCTCCGGCTTCAATCCTCTAGGCCTTACCCAGCAAGCTAGACCCTGCAAGGACTCAGGCCTTATCCTAGACTCTGGCCAGGCCAAAAGACTAAGCTATGTTCCGGGTACAGATTCTGCCCAAATCACAGACTCACTTCAGACAGTAATGCTAACACCTTCCCCAGTGAAATCCTTCGTGTGTAAGATGGCTTCTCAAAAGGACAATACGGAGCAGCACTTACCCTGGCCTTCTGTCCCTGTCAATCAAAACTCCTGCGCTACCAAGGCCCAAGTGATCTCCGCGGACCTGAAAACTTTTTCGGAGGTACCTGTACTGATTGAGCTACAATCACCCCACCGGCGGTTAGACAGCCAAAACTGGATCTACCACCCTGTAGATACAGTTCCGCCAGCTTGCCAGAAGTATCGTCAGATGTCTATGCCTCCTAAAATCAACTGGAAGCCCCATTGCCCTGGACCAGGCACCCGGTTAGGTCACGTGGTCTTTGATTCCCGCCAGAAACCGTTAGCAACTGGAAGGGATAAGTGTGAAGCTTTATCTTCCAGGCGCTTTCGTCAAGAGGCGCCCAGAAACTCAGAGGAGACCCAGAAGGAGTGGGGATATCAAAATGTGATGAGAACCTTGAACAAAGAGGGGACAAATATGCATCGGGAATAA